A window of Solanum stenotomum isolate F172 chromosome 3, ASM1918654v1, whole genome shotgun sequence contains these coding sequences:
- the LOC125858689 gene encoding aspartic protease inhibitor 3, whose translation MCVLAFDATIESESLLKKGQQQCVLDVTDVVPYNDLIYSIISTFWGALGGDVYLGKSPNSDAPCPDGVFRYNSDVGPSGTPVRFIPLSGANIFEDQLLNIQFNIPTVKLCVSYTIWKVGNLNAYFRTMLLETGGTIGQADSSYFKIVKSSKIGYNLLYCPFTPIICLRCPEDQFCAKVGVVIQNGKRRLALVNENLLDVLFQEV comes from the exons ATGTGTGTCCTAGCCTTTGATGCCACAATTGAATCTGAGAGTTTGTTGAAGAAAGGGCAGCAGCAGTGTGTGCTAGATGTGACTGATGTTGTCCC GTATAATGACTTG ATTTACTCCATTATTTCCACATTTTGGGGTGCGTTAGGTGGTGATGTATACCTAGGAAAGTCCCCAAATTCAGATGCCCCTTGTCCAGATGGCGTATTCCGTTACAATTCCGATGTTGGACCTAGCGGTACACCCGTTAGATTCATTCCTTTATCTGGAGCAAATATCTTTGAAGATCAACTACTTAACATACAATTCAATATTCCAACAGTGAAATTGTGTGTTAGTTATACAATTTGGAAAGTCGGAAATCTAAATGCATATTTTAGGACGATGTTGTTGGAGACCGGAGGAACCATAGGGCAAGCAGATAGCAGCTATTTCAAgattgttaaatcatcaaaaattgGTTACAACTTATTGTATTGCCCATTTACTCCTATTATTTGTCTACGTTGCCCTGAGGATCAGTTTTGTGCAAAAGTGGGTGTAGTTATTCAAAATGGAAAAAGGCGTTTGGCTCTTGTCAACGAAAATCTTCTCGATGTCTTATTCCAGGAAGTCTAG